Proteins encoded in a region of the Bradyrhizobium sp. CB3481 genome:
- a CDS encoding OpgC domain-containing protein encodes MHGGIYTSKALIDELPPEVFGRDPRIDVCRGIALWWIFLDHVPNNIGSWLTLRNYGFSDAAEVFMFISGVTCALAYDRARRCEGWRGVIRRSLRRGWDIYTAFLLLALACAIMVYLAGRDHLADDTNTRVLLEHPGAALAHAAVLQYRPVNTDILPVFVVYHVLFAPLLWLLLRAPNVTLGASLLLYALVHVFGWTIAAWPNNVWYFNPFAWQFLIVLGGWWVIEGKRLRPWVTSRTALVLAVLYLAFSLIIALSSGIKSLEPAVPQALTNLLVPVDKSNLSPLRVLHFLALAILALRFVPHTWPKLMAPLIRGAVGCGENSLPIYCLGVLLVLASRVALLGISDGLPMQIALSLGGILMMIVAGILLNAMRIKPKRQYPHDHALAHGDFSLVRSPPSSARQVLLNYANPTDGPPLCIRSEAGR; translated from the coding sequence ATGCATGGTGGAATCTACACCTCGAAGGCACTGATCGACGAACTGCCACCGGAGGTGTTCGGTCGCGACCCGCGCATCGATGTCTGCCGTGGTATCGCGCTATGGTGGATATTTCTTGATCACGTCCCCAACAACATCGGAAGCTGGTTGACGCTACGGAACTACGGCTTCAGCGATGCCGCCGAAGTATTCATGTTCATCTCGGGTGTGACCTGCGCGCTGGCTTACGACAGGGCACGTCGTTGCGAGGGTTGGCGCGGTGTGATCAGGCGTTCGCTGCGGCGAGGATGGGACATCTATACCGCATTTCTCCTGCTCGCGCTCGCTTGCGCCATCATGGTTTACCTCGCAGGCCGCGATCATCTTGCCGACGATACTAACACGCGTGTCCTGTTGGAACATCCGGGCGCGGCGCTCGCGCATGCTGCGGTCCTGCAATACCGTCCGGTTAACACGGACATCCTGCCGGTGTTCGTGGTTTATCACGTTTTGTTCGCGCCGCTGCTGTGGCTGCTGCTGCGCGCGCCGAACGTGACACTCGGCGCCTCGCTGCTGCTTTATGCGCTCGTGCACGTCTTTGGGTGGACCATCGCCGCCTGGCCCAACAATGTCTGGTACTTCAATCCATTCGCCTGGCAATTTCTGATCGTATTGGGCGGCTGGTGGGTCATCGAGGGGAAGAGGCTGCGGCCATGGGTGACTTCGCGCACGGCGCTGGTGCTTGCCGTTCTCTATCTGGCTTTCAGCCTCATCATCGCATTGAGTTCGGGCATCAAGTCGCTGGAACCTGCGGTCCCGCAGGCTCTGACGAATTTGCTGGTTCCGGTGGACAAATCGAATCTCAGTCCATTGCGCGTGCTGCACTTCCTTGCTCTTGCGATCTTGGCGCTAAGGTTTGTGCCTCACACTTGGCCAAAGCTAATGGCGCCTTTGATTCGCGGCGCGGTGGGCTGTGGGGAAAACTCGCTGCCAATCTATTGCCTCGGCGTTCTGCTGGTGCTCGCTAGCCGCGTAGCGCTGCTCGGCATCTCGGATGGGCTTCCGATGCAGATCGCACTCAGTCTCGGTGGGATACTAATGATGATCGTCGCCGGGATTCTCCTGAACGCGATGAGGATCAAGCCCAAGCGGCAGTACCCTCACGATCATGCTCTGGCGCACGGTGATTTTAGCTTGGTGCGTAGCCCGCCTTCTTCGGCGCGCCAAGTCTTGCTGAACTACGCAAACCCCACAGATGGTCCGCCGCTTTGCATCCGGTCCGAAGCGGGCCGCTGA
- a CDS encoding cyclic nucleotide-binding domain-containing protein: MDTSHLAQHAGTAGALFASIFVIATTTMKTMIPLRVFGILANVVLFVTAIPTHNYLVMVVQFAMFSVNSYRLHQMLQLVRDVKKSVNSDLSMEWLKPFMTERNYAAGEILFYKDEKAEDMLYIVSGKFKLVESGIVLPVGAIVGELGMLSPSNTRTQTLECVEAGLILSVSYTKVEELYVQNPAFGFYFLRLASARLFQNLEAAEKRLAQVIAANAAESKPA; encoded by the coding sequence ATGGACACGTCTCATCTGGCACAACACGCAGGAACCGCGGGCGCGCTGTTCGCATCGATCTTCGTGATCGCGACCACCACGATGAAGACCATGATCCCGCTGCGGGTGTTCGGCATTCTCGCCAACGTCGTTCTGTTCGTGACGGCGATTCCAACCCACAACTATCTGGTCATGGTGGTGCAGTTCGCCATGTTTTCGGTCAACTCCTATCGCCTGCACCAGATGCTGCAGCTGGTGCGTGACGTGAAGAAATCCGTCAACAGCGACCTCTCGATGGAATGGCTGAAGCCATTCATGACCGAGCGCAATTACGCGGCAGGCGAAATCCTGTTCTACAAGGACGAGAAGGCCGAGGACATGCTCTATATCGTCAGCGGCAAATTCAAGCTGGTGGAGTCAGGCATCGTGCTGCCGGTAGGCGCGATCGTCGGCGAGCTCGGCATGCTGTCGCCATCGAACACGCGAACCCAGACGCTGGAATGTGTCGAGGCCGGGCTGATCCTGAGCGTCAGCTACACCAAGGTCGAGGAGCTTTACGTGCAGAATCCCGCCTTCGGTTTCTATTTCCTTCGTCTCGCCAGCGCGCGCCTCTTCCAGAACCTCGAGGCGGCGGAAAAGCGGCTGGCCCAGGTGATCGCGGCCAACGCCGCCGAGTCGAAGCCCGCGTAG
- a CDS encoding AraC family transcriptional regulator: protein MPACTADFTSLRFSTRAIPERMRIPMWREEFGRCVVHVDIEPSSAVPFHVEATLQALPGLRTLAWQGSPMRFKRSDANTVDGDDSIGFVICSPSKSQLSQRGQEVELRAGDAIGLLHSEPAIVTYAEGLQFGLSVPREALTQRVTNVDSLTMRPIPRRAEALRLLMAYLKSALKEGALAAPKLRDVVVTHIHDLVALAMSDCAPLGESSASAVVAARHSAALDHIVGHFQDPELSLEVVARRQGISPRYLQHLMTSSGTSFTECVNELRLQRAFALLVEPHSSAQRISDIALEVGFSDISHFNRLFRARFGVSPRGVRSAGRLLAESK, encoded by the coding sequence ATGCCAGCGTGTACAGCGGATTTTACATCGCTTCGATTCTCGACACGCGCGATTCCGGAGCGGATGCGCATCCCTATGTGGCGCGAGGAGTTTGGGCGATGCGTCGTCCATGTCGACATCGAGCCTTCATCGGCCGTTCCGTTTCACGTCGAAGCAACGCTGCAAGCACTTCCGGGTCTGCGCACGCTCGCATGGCAGGGTTCACCCATGCGCTTCAAGCGTTCAGATGCGAACACTGTTGACGGTGACGACTCGATTGGCTTCGTCATTTGCTCTCCCAGCAAGAGTCAGCTATCGCAGCGCGGCCAAGAGGTCGAGCTTCGCGCCGGCGATGCAATCGGACTTCTGCATTCGGAACCCGCGATTGTCACCTATGCAGAAGGACTGCAATTTGGTCTGTCCGTGCCGCGCGAGGCACTGACGCAGCGTGTGACGAATGTCGACAGCCTCACCATGCGGCCGATTCCTCGCCGAGCCGAAGCGCTACGACTCCTCATGGCTTATCTGAAGTCAGCATTGAAGGAGGGCGCTCTGGCTGCCCCCAAGCTGCGTGACGTGGTCGTGACGCACATCCATGATCTCGTGGCACTCGCAATGAGCGACTGCGCTCCTTTGGGCGAGAGCAGCGCGAGCGCTGTTGTGGCGGCGCGCCACAGCGCCGCCCTCGACCACATCGTGGGTCATTTCCAGGACCCGGAGCTGAGCCTTGAGGTAGTCGCCCGTCGTCAGGGCATTTCTCCTCGTTACCTGCAGCACCTGATGACGTCATCCGGAACTTCGTTCACGGAATGCGTAAACGAGTTGCGGCTGCAACGGGCGTTCGCGTTACTGGTCGAGCCTCACAGCAGTGCGCAGCGAATTTCCGACATCGCGCTAGAGGTCGGCTTTTCCGATATTTCGCATTTCAACCGACTATTCCGGGCCCGCTTCGGCGTTTCCCCGCGTGGCGTGCGGAGCGCCGGAAGGTTGCTAGCTGAGTCCAAATGA
- a CDS encoding DUF6537 domain-containing protein: MADRGIVSSLRYLFADFIGEDDDEPPFLPEGLPAPVMALASDAIHLLIDYQGPGYARLYVDRLRRFVGKQGIDDQMLADIARLMAVRMSYEDPIRIAQLKLAELASGAGAPSRSVDVRKFSLDELIGALPAVIAEYILDALDWVGWTRRMRVSIRFSTKSRFGIRRLKIEAGFRRWRLLSVRYARERVWVERWLHMIDRALTKQPQAAPAIIHTATMIVGYGDVYRQGMADWNAIIDGLAKPTFDGVLPLSDLAGAVAEARAAAVPDPRQAALKRKIAEIRARATAAGYVPAPSG; this comes from the coding sequence GTGGCAGACCGCGGTATAGTATCGTCGCTGCGTTACCTGTTCGCCGATTTCATCGGCGAGGATGACGACGAACCGCCGTTCCTGCCCGAAGGGTTGCCGGCGCCGGTGATGGCGCTGGCAAGCGACGCCATCCATCTGCTCATCGACTATCAGGGGCCGGGCTACGCCCGGCTCTATGTCGACCGCCTGCGGCGGTTCGTCGGCAAGCAGGGCATCGACGATCAGATGTTGGCCGACATTGCCCGCCTGATGGCGGTGCGCATGAGCTATGAGGACCCGATCCGCATCGCCCAGCTCAAACTCGCCGAGCTGGCGAGTGGGGCCGGTGCGCCTTCCAGATCCGTCGATGTCAGGAAATTTAGCCTCGACGAGCTGATCGGCGCACTGCCGGCCGTGATCGCCGAGTACATTCTCGATGCGCTCGACTGGGTGGGCTGGACGCGCCGCATGCGCGTCTCGATCCGTTTCAGTACGAAAAGCCGCTTCGGCATTCGCCGCCTCAAGATCGAGGCCGGGTTCCGGCGGTGGCGGCTGCTCTCGGTGCGCTACGCCAGGGAGCGGGTCTGGGTCGAGCGCTGGCTGCACATGATCGATCGCGCCCTGACCAAGCAGCCCCAGGCAGCGCCGGCAATCATTCACACCGCGACCATGATCGTGGGATATGGCGACGTCTACCGGCAAGGCATGGCGGACTGGAATGCGATCATCGACGGGCTCGCCAAGCCGACCTTCGACGGCGTGCTGCCCCTGTCAGACCTCGCCGGCGCGGTGGCTGAGGCACGCGCCGCCGCCGTGCCCGACCCGCGGCAAGCGGCGCTCAAGCGTAAGATCGCCGAGATTCGCGCGCGGGCGACGGCCGCAGGGTATGTGCCCGCACCGTCTGGCTGA